The Sphaeramia orbicularis chromosome 16, fSphaOr1.1, whole genome shotgun sequence genome window below encodes:
- the kcns2 gene encoding LOW QUALITY PROTEIN: potassium voltage-gated channel subfamily S member 2 (The sequence of the model RefSeq protein was modified relative to this genomic sequence to represent the inferred CDS: inserted 1 base in 1 codon): MTGHIFGEPGRGSHMDDNAAIRINVGGFKKRLQSDTLSRFPETRLARLLHCQSKESILELCDDYDDTEKEFYFDRNPALFPYVLNFYNTGRLHVMAELCIFSFSQEIEYWGINEFFIDSCCSSAYHCRKMDQDREDWEDRSDEGSTTSSFDELLEFYNDATKFDKQLLGSARRRVWLMLDNPGYSVASRIISILSILVVLGSIATMCMNSMSEFSLLDSEGQPTEDPRFETVEHFGIGWFTLELVARFVVAPDLLHFFEHPLNVIDLVSILPFYLTLLINLVVDSTPALANLGRVAQVLRLMRXFRILKLARHSTGLRSLGATLRNSYKEVGLLLLYLAVGVSFFSVMAYTVEKEDNEDLTTIPACWWWATVSMTTVGYGDVVPVSIAGKLTASACILAGILVVVLPITLIFNKFSLFYKRQKQLEIAMRSCDFDEGIKEVPSVNLRNYYAHKVKSLMASLSNMSRSSPSEHSLNESIH; the protein is encoded by the exons ATGACAGGTCATATCTTCGGTGAACCGGGTCGTGGGTCTCACATGGATGACAATGCCGCCATCCGCATCAATGTGGGCGGCTTCAAGAAGCGCCTCCAGTCCGACACCCTCTCCCGGTTCCCTGAGACCAGACTGGCGCGTCTCCTCCACTGCCAGTCCAAGGAGTCCATCCTGGAGCTGTGTGACGACTACGACGACACGGAGAAGGAGTTTTACTTTGACAGAAACCCGGCTCTGTTCCCCTACGTCCTGAATTTCTACAACACGGGGCGGCTCCACGTCATGGCCGAGCTGTGCATCTTCTCCTTCAGCCAGGAGATCGAGTACTGGGGCATCAACGAGTTCTTCATCGACTCCTGCTGCAGCAGCGCCTATCACTGCAGGAAAATGGACCAGGACCGGGAGGACTGGGAGGACCGGAGCGATGAAGGGAGCACCACTTCATCTTTTGACGAGCTGCTGGAGTTTTACAACGACGCCACTAAGTTTGACAAGCAGCTGCTGGGGAGCGCACGGAGGCGCGTCTGGCTGATGCTGGATAACCCCGGGTACTCCGTGGCCAGCCGCATCATCAGCATCCTGTCCATCCTGGTGGTGCTCGGATCCATCGCCACCATGTGCATGAACAGTATGAGCGAGTTCAGCCTTTTGGACAGCGAGGGGCAACCCACTGAGGACCCCCGGTTCGAGACCGTGGAGCACTTCGGCATCGGCTGGTTCACTCTGGAACTGGTCGCCAGGTTCGTGGTGGCGCCGGATCTTCTGCATTTCTTCGAGCATCCGTTAAACGTCATAGACCTGGTGTCCATACTTCCGTTTTACCTGACGCTCCTCATTAACCTGGTGGTGGACAGCACCCCGGCCTTAGCCAACCTGGGACGCGTTGCGCAAGTGCTGAGACTGATGC ATTTCCGCATCCTGAAGCTGGCGCGCCACTCCACGGGGCTGCGCTCCCTGGGGGCCACCCTCAGGAACAGTTACAAAGAGGTGGGCCTGCTGCTTCTCTACCTCGCCGTCGGGGTGTCGTTTTTCTCCGTCATGGCCTACACGGTGGAGAAGGAGGACAACGAGGACCTCACCACCATCCCGGCGTGTTGGTGGTGGGCCACCGTCAGCATGACCACCGTGGGGTACGGGGACGTGGTGCCGGTGTCCATAGCGGGTAAACTGACCGCATCCGCCTGCATCCTGGCCGGAATCTTAGTAGTTGTGCTTCCAATTACACTAATTTTCAATAAATTCTCCCTGTTCTACAAGAGACAAAAACAGCTGGAAATCGCAATGAGAAGCTGTGATTTCGACGAAGGGATAAAGGAGGTTCCGTCCGTCAACCTGAGGAACTATTACGCACACAAAGTCAAGTCCCTCATGGCGAGTTTATCCAACATGAGCCGGAGTTCCCCCAGTGAACACAGTCTGAACGAGTCCATACACTGA